The Populus alba chromosome 4, ASM523922v2, whole genome shotgun sequence genome contains a region encoding:
- the LOC118059101 gene encoding calcium-dependent protein kinase 2 isoform X1 has product MGCFSSKEKAPRPDVNGCTYRPSTTGYSRQQQPQYHQSQQKAVAPQIQTQTPPRRPQQTQQQTPTTPVPKVDTILGKPFEDIKQLYTLSKELGRGQFGITYLCTENATGHSYACKSILRRKLVNKKDRDDIKREVNIMQHLSGQPNTVEFRGVYEDRQAVHLVMELCAGGELFDRIIAKGHYSERDAAQICREIVNVVHACHFMGVMHRDLKPENFLLSSKDEGASLKATDFGLSVFIEEGKVYHDIVGSAYYVAPEVLRRSYGKEIDIWSAGVILYILLSGVPPFWAENERGIFDAILQGDIDFESQPWPSITNSAKDLVRRMLTQDPNKRITSAQVLEHPWIKDGGADRPIDSAVLSRMKQFRAMNKLMKLALKVIAENLSEEEIQGLKAMFTNMDTDKSGTITYEELKTGLARLGSKLSEAEVKNLMEAADVDGNGSIDYIEFISATMHRYKLERDEHLYKAFQYFDKDSSGYITRDELELAMKEYGMGDESSIKEIIAEVDADNDGRINYEEFCAMMRSGTPQAPSLY; this is encoded by the exons ATGGGTTGTTTTAGTAGCAAAGAAAAAGCTCCAAGACCAGATGTTAATGGTTGTACTTATAGACCATCAACAACTGGTTATTCTAGGCAACAACAACCTCAATATCATCAAAGCCAACAAAAGGCCGTAGCCCCTCAAATTCAGACACAAACCCCACCACGAAGGCCTCAACAGACACAGCAACAAACCCCAACAACGCCAGTTCCAAAGGTTGATACTATACTAGGAAAACCTTTTGAAGACATCAAGCAACTCTATACACTTAGTAAAGAGTTGGGTAGAGGTCAGTTTGGTATTACTTATCTGTGCACAGAGAATGCTACTGGTCATAGTTATGCTTGCAAGTCAATTTTGCGGAGGAAGTTGGTGAATAAGAAGGATAGAGATGATATTAAAAGAGAGGTTAATATCATGCAACACTTGTCAGGGCAGCCAAATACTGTGGAATTTAGAGGGGTTTATGAGGATAGGCAAGCTGTGCATCTTGTTATGGAGCTTTGTGCAGGCGGGGAGCTTTTTGATAGGATTATTGCAAAAGGGCATTATTCAGAGAGAGATGCTGCTCAGATTTGCAGGGAGATAGTGAATGTGGTACATGCTTGTCATTTTATGGGTGTGATGCATAGAGATCTCAAACCTGAGAATTTCTTGCTGTCTAGTAAAGATGAGGGTGCTTCTCTGAAGGCAACTGATTTTGGACTGTCTGTGTTTATTGAGGAAG GGAAAGTTTACCATGATATAGTTGGTAGTGCATATTATGTTGCTCCTGAGGTTTTGCGGCGCAGTTATGGAAAGGAAATAGACATTTGGAGTGCGGGAGTTATCTTGTATATTCTACTCAGTGGTGTACCTCCTTTTTGGGCTG aAAATGAAAGGGGAATATTTGATGCCATTCTACAAGGAGACATTGACTTTGAAAGTCAACCATGGCCTTCGATAACGAACAGTGCAAAAGACTTGGTCAGGAGGATGCTGACTCAGGATCCTAACAAGCGAATCACTTCTGCACAAGTTCTTG AGCATCCATGGATTAAGGATGGAGGTGCTGACAGACCGATAGACAGTGCTGTTCTCTCTAGAATGAAACAATTCAGGGCAATGAATAAGCTGATGAAGCTTGCTTTGAag GTCATTGCTGAAAATCTTTCTGAAGAAGAAATTCAAGGTCTTAAAGCAATGTTCACAAACATGGACACCGACAAGAGTGGAACCATCACCTATGAAGAGCTGAAGACAGGTCTGGCTCGACTTGGGTCAAAGCTCTCTGAAGCTGAAGTCAAGAACCTCATGGAAGCT GCTGATGTGGATGGAAATGGAAGTATTGACTACATTGAGTTTATCTCTGCCACCATGCATAGATACAAGTTGGAAAGAGATGAGCACCTGTACAAAGCATTCCAGTACTTTGATAAGGACAGCAGTGG GTATATAACAAGGGATGAATTAGAGTTGGCAATGAAGGAGTACGGAATgggagatgaatccagcattaAGGAAATAATCGCTGAGGTGGATGCAGATAAT GATGGGAGGATCAACTACGAAGAATTCTGTGCAATGATGAGAAGTGGAACTCCGCAAGCACCGAGCCTCTATTAA
- the LOC118059101 gene encoding calcium-dependent protein kinase isoform X2 — MGCFSSKEKAPRPDVNGCTYRPSTTGYSRQQQPQYHQSQQKAVAPQIQTQTPPRRPQQTQQQTPTTPVPKVDTILGKPFEDIKQLYTLSKELGRGQFGITYLCTENATGHSYACKSILRRKLVNKKDRDDIKREVNIMQHLSGQPNTVEFRGVYEDRQAVHLVMELCAGGELFDRIIAKGHYSERDAAQICREIVNVVHACHFMGVMHRDLKPENFLLSSKDEGASLKATDFGLSVFIEEGKVYHDIVGSAYYVAPEVLRRSYGKEIDIWSAGVILYILLSGVPPFWAENERGIFDAILQGDIDFESQPWPSITNSAKDLVRRMLTQDPNKRITSAQVLEHPWIKDGGADRPIDSAVLSRMKQFRAMNKLMKLALKVIAENLSEEEIQGLKAMFTNMDTDKSGTITYEELKTGLARLGSKLSEAEVKNLMEAIQVGKR, encoded by the exons ATGGGTTGTTTTAGTAGCAAAGAAAAAGCTCCAAGACCAGATGTTAATGGTTGTACTTATAGACCATCAACAACTGGTTATTCTAGGCAACAACAACCTCAATATCATCAAAGCCAACAAAAGGCCGTAGCCCCTCAAATTCAGACACAAACCCCACCACGAAGGCCTCAACAGACACAGCAACAAACCCCAACAACGCCAGTTCCAAAGGTTGATACTATACTAGGAAAACCTTTTGAAGACATCAAGCAACTCTATACACTTAGTAAAGAGTTGGGTAGAGGTCAGTTTGGTATTACTTATCTGTGCACAGAGAATGCTACTGGTCATAGTTATGCTTGCAAGTCAATTTTGCGGAGGAAGTTGGTGAATAAGAAGGATAGAGATGATATTAAAAGAGAGGTTAATATCATGCAACACTTGTCAGGGCAGCCAAATACTGTGGAATTTAGAGGGGTTTATGAGGATAGGCAAGCTGTGCATCTTGTTATGGAGCTTTGTGCAGGCGGGGAGCTTTTTGATAGGATTATTGCAAAAGGGCATTATTCAGAGAGAGATGCTGCTCAGATTTGCAGGGAGATAGTGAATGTGGTACATGCTTGTCATTTTATGGGTGTGATGCATAGAGATCTCAAACCTGAGAATTTCTTGCTGTCTAGTAAAGATGAGGGTGCTTCTCTGAAGGCAACTGATTTTGGACTGTCTGTGTTTATTGAGGAAG GGAAAGTTTACCATGATATAGTTGGTAGTGCATATTATGTTGCTCCTGAGGTTTTGCGGCGCAGTTATGGAAAGGAAATAGACATTTGGAGTGCGGGAGTTATCTTGTATATTCTACTCAGTGGTGTACCTCCTTTTTGGGCTG aAAATGAAAGGGGAATATTTGATGCCATTCTACAAGGAGACATTGACTTTGAAAGTCAACCATGGCCTTCGATAACGAACAGTGCAAAAGACTTGGTCAGGAGGATGCTGACTCAGGATCCTAACAAGCGAATCACTTCTGCACAAGTTCTTG AGCATCCATGGATTAAGGATGGAGGTGCTGACAGACCGATAGACAGTGCTGTTCTCTCTAGAATGAAACAATTCAGGGCAATGAATAAGCTGATGAAGCTTGCTTTGAag GTCATTGCTGAAAATCTTTCTGAAGAAGAAATTCAAGGTCTTAAAGCAATGTTCACAAACATGGACACCGACAAGAGTGGAACCATCACCTATGAAGAGCTGAAGACAGGTCTGGCTCGACTTGGGTCAAAGCTCTCTGAAGCTGAAGTCAAGAACCTCATGGAAGCT ATACAAGTTGGAAAGAGATGA